From one Marinobacter sp. LV10MA510-1 genomic stretch:
- the frr gene encoding ribosome recycling factor: protein MINEIKTEAETKMTKSIEALASAFNKIRTGRAHPSILDSVMVNYYGQETPLRQVASVNVEDSRTLTVSPWEKNLVPQIEKAIMTSDLGLNPSTSGDLIRLPMPMLTEETRKNMVKQARADAEHGRVSVRNARRDANSTLKELLKDKDISEDDERRGEEEVQKLTDRFIAEVEKLLKAKEEDLMAV, encoded by the coding sequence GTGATAAACGAGATCAAAACGGAAGCTGAAACTAAAATGACCAAGAGTATTGAAGCTCTGGCGTCAGCGTTTAACAAAATCCGAACCGGCCGTGCGCATCCTTCCATTCTGGATAGCGTGATGGTGAATTATTACGGCCAGGAAACGCCGTTGAGGCAGGTAGCCTCGGTAAACGTGGAAGACAGCCGTACATTGACGGTGTCACCTTGGGAAAAAAACCTGGTTCCGCAGATTGAAAAGGCCATCATGACCTCCGACCTGGGACTTAATCCGTCTACCAGCGGTGACCTTATTCGGTTGCCTATGCCGATGCTGACCGAAGAAACCCGTAAAAACATGGTCAAGCAGGCTCGAGCTGACGCCGAACACGGCCGGGTTTCAGTCCGCAACGCCCGTCGCGATGCCAACAGCACGTTAAAAGAGCTGCTGAAAGACAAAGACATCAGCGAAGACGACGAGCGCCGTGGTGAGGAGGAAGTGCAAAAGCTGACTGACCGCTTTATAGCGGAAGTCGAAAAGTTATTGAAAGCCAAAGAAGAGGATTTGATGGCGGTTTGA
- the uppS gene encoding polyprenyl diphosphate synthase, protein MTATVSAAIPESAPSRPKHVAVIMDGNNRWAKARRLKGVAGHKAGVDAVRAVVETCAREGVKVVTLFAFSSENWRRPQDEVSALMKLFVFALEREVRKLHRNNICLRLIGERSAFSPLLQDLMAKAETLTANNTAMTLVIAANYGGQWDITEATRKIAAKVASGQLLPSDITEDLIQSHLSLGDLPMPDLMIRTAGEQRISNFMLWHLAYTEFYFSPVFWPDFKQPQMQEALAAYAARQRRFGQTDDQVAARSSL, encoded by the coding sequence ATGACCGCAACTGTTTCCGCAGCAATTCCGGAATCGGCACCAAGCCGGCCGAAACATGTTGCCGTTATCATGGACGGTAACAATCGTTGGGCCAAGGCCCGGCGTCTTAAAGGCGTGGCCGGTCACAAGGCCGGTGTGGATGCCGTTCGCGCTGTGGTAGAAACCTGTGCCCGCGAGGGTGTAAAGGTAGTTACCCTGTTTGCGTTTTCCAGTGAAAACTGGCGCCGCCCACAAGACGAAGTCTCTGCATTGATGAAGCTGTTTGTGTTCGCACTGGAGCGCGAAGTGCGCAAACTGCATCGCAACAATATTTGCCTTCGCCTGATTGGTGAACGCTCGGCTTTCAGCCCCCTGTTACAAGACTTGATGGCGAAAGCCGAAACACTCACCGCCAACAACACGGCGATGACCCTGGTGATCGCCGCCAATTACGGCGGCCAGTGGGACATTACCGAAGCCACCCGAAAAATTGCTGCAAAAGTCGCTAGCGGCCAGTTGCTGCCATCGGACATTACCGAAGACCTGATTCAAAGCCACCTGAGCCTGGGTGATTTGCCCATGCCAGACCTGATGATTCGTACCGCCGGCGAACAGCGCATCAGCAATTTTATGTTGTGGCACCTGGCGTATACGGAATTTTATTTCTCGCCGGTGTTTTGGCCGGACTTCAAGCAACCGCAGATGCAGGAAGCGTTGGCCGCTTATGCCGCAAGGCAAAGACGTTTTGGCCAGACGGATGACCAGGTCGCGGCCCGATCGTCGCTCTGA
- a CDS encoding phosphatidate cytidylyltransferase — MLKTRIITALILAPIAIGGVFFLPPVGFAIFTAALIALGAWEWANMAGLTTQPTRVCYSAAVLLVLAALYAITAQGVLWLALFWWLAGFGLVAYYPKGSARWGSVPARAAMGLLVLVPAWVGLNYLRSGEFKFALTDNNLLLILYVFALVWVADIGAYFSGRKFGKAKLAPRVSPGKSWAGVWGGLTAVAVFSLVVGQTLGAGAGQTVALIIISVVTAAVSVLGDLFESMFKRFRGIKDSSRLLPGHGGIMDRIDSLTAAIPIFTLLVIQLGWLNVGPLS, encoded by the coding sequence GTGCTTAAAACCCGGATAATTACTGCGCTGATTCTGGCGCCCATTGCTATTGGTGGCGTTTTTTTCCTGCCGCCTGTGGGTTTTGCAATTTTTACCGCCGCATTGATTGCTTTGGGAGCCTGGGAATGGGCCAATATGGCGGGGCTGACAACGCAGCCCACCCGTGTTTGCTACAGCGCGGCTGTATTGCTGGTATTGGCGGCTTTATACGCGATAACAGCGCAGGGTGTGCTCTGGTTAGCGTTGTTTTGGTGGCTGGCCGGCTTTGGGCTGGTGGCTTATTATCCAAAAGGTTCTGCCCGTTGGGGCTCGGTTCCGGCACGAGCGGCCATGGGCTTGTTGGTGTTGGTGCCCGCCTGGGTTGGTTTGAATTATTTGCGCAGCGGAGAGTTCAAATTTGCGCTGACCGATAACAACCTGTTGTTGATTCTGTATGTGTTTGCGCTGGTGTGGGTAGCCGATATCGGCGCTTATTTTTCTGGTCGGAAATTTGGCAAGGCCAAGCTAGCGCCGCGGGTCAGTCCGGGTAAGTCCTGGGCCGGCGTGTGGGGCGGTTTGACGGCGGTTGCGGTTTTTTCATTGGTGGTTGGCCAGACACTTGGCGCCGGGGCTGGGCAAACCGTTGCCCTGATTATTATTTCCGTGGTTACCGCCGCGGTGTCGGTGCTTGGCGACTTGTTCGAGAGCATGTTTAAGCGCTTTCGCGGCATTAAAGACAGCAGTCGGCTGCTGCCTGGGCACGGCGGTATTATGGACCGTATAGACAGTCTGACCGCGGCCATACCGATATTTACTCTGCTCGTTATTCAACTTGGTTGGCTAAATGTTGGGCCCTTATCTTGA